The DNA region GGGTTGTGATGGGGTATGGGCGAGGGCGCCCGAGGGAGGGGTATCCAGGGAACGGGCAGGGATCCCCACCTTTAACAGGAGTAACCGCTGTTTTATTTTGGAAAATTTCCAGGTAGTACCAGAAAAGTAAAACGAAATTTGCATAATAAGACCGGGTACTGGGCCTTGGCCTCTGCACTCTACACTTTTATGATCTCCCTTTCCGTCACGGTAAGCCGCTCCACCCCACCATCCGTAACCAGGAACGTGTCCTCGATGCCGGCGATGCCCACACCGGGCAGAAAGATCTTGGGCTCCAACGCGAACACCATCCCCGGTTCCAGGGGCCTTTCAAGCCTGGGAGCGAGGAACGGGTACTCGTCCACCTCCAGCCCTACGCCGTGGCCAACGAACCTGACCTGTTCACCGGGAGGGCCCATGAAACGGTCCTGGACGCCGAACTCTTCAGCCGCACCTCGGGCGATATCGTAAAGAGCGCTCCAGGCTGACCCCGGCTTTGCCGCCTCGATCACACGGTCCTGAATGTCCCTGGCCTGGCGGAACGCTTCGGCCAACCCCTCACCCAGTTCCCCGATGACCATGAGCCGGGTCTGGTCGATGAGGTACCCGCCCGCATTGCCTACGAAATCTACGCTCACGGGGTCACCGCGGCGGATGGTCCTGAACCCGGCCCCCTGGGCGACGGAGGGGTTCATCCCCATCCCCCCGGAAGGAGCATCGATGTGGGACATCAGGGCCGAATGCTCCCCGGAGATGATGTGGCCGTAAAAAAGCTCCTGGTTAAACCCCCTCATCCTCAGGATTCCCTGGTGCCCAAGCTCACGCGCCCGTTTTTCCAGGATGGACGCGAACTCAACCTCCCTCATCCCCTCGACGAGGCTTTCCCTCGCCGTGTCGATGACCTTGCCGACCTGGACCCCGGCAGCCCGGATCCGCTCGATCTCCCAGGCCGACTTGACCGCCCGCATCTCCCGGACGAGGGGGCCAAGGTCCTGCCAGTCGGCCTCGGGCACGAGGGCTCCGAACCGGGTGAACAAGGCCGCCGGGATGACGTCCAGCTCGAGGCCCAGCCTGACGGCGTGCAGGGCTCCGAGGTCTTCCAGGGAAAGAGGGATCTCCTTGAAACTGGTAAAGGGCAGCACTTCCAGGGGCGTCTCCGTTTTCGCCCTTTCGATGCTCCGGCGGCACAGGTAGCGGGGATCGCCCTGGGCGGGGATGATGAGCACACCGTCCTGAATGGTCCCGGAAAAGTAGAACCGGTCGATGAGCTGGAGGAGAATGGCGGCCCTGATCTCCTTTTCCCGGAGAAGTTCCTGGAACCGTGAAATCCGTGAACGGATCTCCGACTCGGGGGTGATGGTGTAGTTGAGGGCAATCTTCTCGAAATTGGTCATGTGATCCTCCATGTACGGATTGTACGGTTCGTACGTGCGTGAATGCGTGAAGCGTAAATTCAGTCACCGTGAGAACGAATCAGCCGTATGCTTTTTCGCACGTACTCACATACGCACACACGGTGGATAGGATTTGAATTCTAATACTCATTCAAATCCAACCCAAGCTACGCGCCCTTCCTTCCTCGGCGGCGTGGGCGGTTCCTTGCCGGGGTATCCGACGGGAACGAAGGCGATGAGGTCCATCCCCTCCACTCCCAGGATCTTGTCCACCTCGCCGGACAGGTGTACGGGGTTGGTCATCCAGCAGGTCCCCAGCCCCTCATACGTGGCCGCAAGCAGGGCGTTTTCGACAGCTGCGGACACGGTCTGGGCGTCCACGAACGGTCCCTCGTCCGTGGGGACCGAGTAGAAGACGAGGAGCACGGGAGCGCCGCCCAGGGTCCTGAAGAAGTTGCGGGTGA from bacterium includes:
- a CDS encoding Xaa-Pro peptidase family protein; protein product: MTNFEKIALNYTITPESEIRSRISRFQELLREKEIRAAILLQLIDRFYFSGTIQDGVLIIPAQGDPRYLCRRSIERAKTETPLEVLPFTSFKEIPLSLEDLGALHAVRLGLELDVIPAALFTRFGALVPEADWQDLGPLVREMRAVKSAWEIERIRAAGVQVGKVIDTARESLVEGMREVEFASILEKRARELGHQGILRMRGFNQELFYGHIISGEHSALMSHIDAPSGGMGMNPSVAQGAGFRTIRRGDPVSVDFVGNAGGYLIDQTRLMVIGELGEGLAEAFRQARDIQDRVIEAAKPGSAWSALYDIARGAAEEFGVQDRFMGPPGEQVRFVGHGVGLEVDEYPFLAPRLERPLEPGMVFALEPKIFLPGVGIAGIEDTFLVTDGGVERLTVTEREIIKV
- a CDS encoding nitroreductase family protein, with the translated sequence MDFYEVIKSRRSCRVFKPDPIPRDSLERIVEAALWAPSGKNRQNYRVFVVAGDKRDQLVSVADRSFPFIEESLREMYEEKIVSFTRNFFRTLGGAPVLLVFYSVPTDEGPFVDAQTVSAAVENALLAATYEGLGTCWMTNPVHLSGEVDKILGVEGMDLIAFVPVGYPGKEPPTPPRKEGRVAWVGFE